The genomic window GAAATTCGGAATGACCCGGTGAAAGAGGGTCCCGTCGAAATACGGGCGCTTCGTCTCCTGTCCGGTCCTCGGATCCTTGAAGGTCCTTGTGCCTTCGGCAAGGCCGATGAAATTATCGACGGTGACGGGCGTCAGCCTGTCGAACAACTTGCAGATGATCACGCCCATGTTGGTATTGAATACGGCGTACGTGCCGGGTCCAAGGGACTGGGCGGCCAGTTCGCCGGATGCCGGCTGCGCGCCTTCACCCGACTGAACGGGCGTACCGGCCGGGATCGCGGGGGCCAGGGCAATGAGAACCGCCAGCATGGCGGCCGTCGTCGTGCTGCGGATCAACTTCATCAATTTACTCGCCCTCCCCTCTGACCATGGTCACCTTGATGATGCTGACCTCTTCACGGGGCCGCGACTGATCTGCGGGCACCTCCGATATGGCGACGGCCACGTCCTGTCCCTCCACGACCTGGCCGAAGATGGTATGAACCATGTCGAGATGAGGCGTTGGCGCCACCGTGATGAAGATCTGTCCGCCATTCGTATTGGGGCCGCGGTGCGCCATGGCCAGCCGGCCGGGCTGGTCGAAGCGCAGGTCTTCACGGAGTTCATCGTCGAACTCGAAACCGGGACCGCCGAAGCCGGTACCGAGCGGATCGCCGGTCTGTATCATGAAATTCGGAATGACCCGGTGAAAGATCAAACCGTCGTAATAAGGTGTGCCGGCCATGGTCTCGCGGGTTTCCGGGTGAGTCCACTCCCGGGTACCTTCGGCCAGGCCCGCGATGACGTCCACGGTCGTGGGCGTCTTGTCCGGATACAGTTCGCACTTTATCGTGCCCAGGCTGGTTTCGATAATCATCATGTTTGCGGGCTCTCCGGTGTTTCGGGGTTGTTCGGACGATTCGCCGCAGGACACGGCGAAAAACAGCAGGCAAAGGGCGGCCGTCGATAGGCCCGATTTCCACATCTTTATACCTCCACGAACTGGGATAAATGGACTGGTTCCAGCCTCCGCGTTCAGGTATCAGACCACGGAATGCGTTACATTCGCCCGGCTTGCGCGGGACGCTTGCTGCCTCTTTCGATAGGGCAGGTTGTGACTCTTCCTGTACTCCCACTGGAGCCGGTGATGTTCCTTTTCGGTGGAAATGAAATCCCAGGGCAGCGCCTGCAGATCCGCCATGTCCCCGAGATAGCGCGAGGTATCCATTCCCAGCTCCGCCGCGGCGCGTTTCCAGTCGCCGGCGTGCCGCACGGTTTCCCTCAGGAAAGCGCTTAACTCCCGGCCCCCGCGGGACAGAATGGCCTCGAAGTATGCGGATTTCAGGCTCTCGTGCTTGACCTCCACCCCCGGCGTGCCGCGCAGGGCCTTCCGGATGCGGTTCAGCTTGCGCTTGACCTCCCGCGGAGACGCCATGGGACTCCATTGAAAGGGTGTCAACGCTTTCGGCACAAAGGGGTTTATGCTCAACCTCAGCCGCCCGCCCGGCGCTCCGCATTCCCGCTGCAACCCGGCCAGTTGCCGGGTCATCTCGATGAGCTCCTCGATGTCCGCGTCGGTTTCCGTCGGCAGCCCGACCATGTAGTACACCTTGAGGTGCCTGATGCCCTTCTCGAGAATCCGCCGGGCGCCGGTCAGGATCTCTTCCGATGATATGGGCTTGTTGATCGCCTTGCGGAGCCGCTCCGAACCGGCTTCCGGGGCGATGGTCATGGTGCGCAGCCCCGTCTTCAGCATCAGGCGAAGCAGGCTGTCCGGCACCAGGTCGACGCGGACCGACGAAACGCCCACGCGAAGCCCCGTTTCTTCCAGGCCTTCGCAGAGTTCGTCCAGGTAGGGATAGTCGCACATGGCCGAGCTCACCAGGCCCACGGCCTTCAATCCCTCCTTCCCGTCGCGCGCGAGGGACGCGTTCTTCGACCGGATCACGTCGAGTATGGTGGCGGGCTTCAGGGCGCGGAACTTGGGATAGACGT from Gemmatimonadota bacterium includes these protein-coding regions:
- a CDS encoding peptidylprolyl isomerase; translation: MMIIETSLGTIKCELYPDKTPTTVDVIAGLAEGTREWTHPETRETMAGTPYYDGLIFHRVIPNFMIQTGDPLGTGFGGPGFEFDDELREDLRFDQPGRLAMAHRGPNTNGGQIFITVAPTPHLDMVHTIFGQVVEGQDVAVAISEVPADQSRPREEVSIIKVTMVRGEGE
- a CDS encoding peptidylprolyl isomerase; this encodes MKLIRSTTTAAMLAVLIALAPAIPAGTPVQSGEGAQPASGELAAQSLGPGTYAVFNTNMGVIICKLFDRLTPVTVDNFIGLAEGTRTFKDPRTGQETKRPYFDGTLFHRVIPNFMIQGGDPTGTGQGGPGYNIKGEIRGSLKFDRPGRLAMANAGSPDTAGSQFFITHGPKSYLDGGYTIFGQVMEGQEVVNAIGRVQTRGDRPIFNVVLEKLIIERVP